A portion of the Candidatus Poribacteria bacterium genome contains these proteins:
- a CDS encoding tetratricopeptide repeat protein, with translation MKYLGMLTIFVFVMASFVLGRGLHAQTDVLADETPELIPVTDANTALNADMARAADIYAKLMWAAYCRTGERNIRKSKAAYDALIEELELDGESIEGNQVLSARGLSFIYAERAALRFSRLQNINGAENDIRKAIELNPKSVDAKWILAQILKERFRSSIDQNGRGNRKTKALEEEMLLVGQQIIELDPDHGEAHDYLGGIARYLGKIDLAITSYKALTRILPFRAEYHWQLGNLYESQNRLAEALQSYERVITIHPEQISVWNRLGQLYLQTGNDTAAVRSFLTVLESIESGTVRPPSRNSSWIEVEAHSGISLAYQAQDNFEKAEHHITSAIALLEERALSIRGGNRTSRARSSERIELAVRIRDARYTLAQIYLRFNDAQKAVGTFE, from the coding sequence ATGAAATATCTTGGTATGCTCACGATTTTTGTCTTTGTCATGGCGAGTTTTGTCTTAGGACGCGGTTTGCACGCCCAAACAGATGTACTCGCTGATGAGACACCCGAGTTAATCCCGGTCACCGATGCTAATACGGCGTTAAACGCCGACATGGCACGCGCAGCGGATATCTATGCGAAACTGATGTGGGCTGCCTATTGCAGAACCGGTGAACGCAACATTCGCAAAAGCAAAGCCGCCTACGATGCGTTAATTGAGGAATTGGAGCTGGACGGTGAATCCATTGAAGGAAACCAAGTTTTATCTGCCCGCGGTCTCAGTTTCATCTATGCAGAGCGGGCTGCGCTTCGATTTTCAAGATTACAAAATATTAACGGTGCTGAAAATGATATCAGGAAAGCCATTGAACTTAACCCTAAAAGTGTAGATGCGAAATGGATCCTTGCCCAAATACTAAAGGAACGGTTCCGTTCTTCAATAGATCAAAACGGACGTGGAAACCGGAAGACAAAGGCATTAGAAGAGGAGATGCTTTTAGTCGGGCAGCAAATTATTGAATTAGATCCTGACCACGGTGAAGCACATGACTATCTTGGTGGCATCGCTCGCTATCTCGGCAAGATTGATCTGGCAATTACGTCTTACAAAGCACTTACCCGCATTCTCCCCTTTAGAGCCGAATACCATTGGCAGCTCGGAAATCTCTATGAAAGTCAAAACCGTCTTGCCGAAGCTTTACAGTCCTATGAAAGGGTCATAACCATCCATCCGGAACAAATAAGTGTGTGGAATCGCTTGGGGCAACTTTACCTTCAAACTGGAAACGATACGGCAGCAGTACGCTCTTTTCTCACCGTTTTGGAATCAATTGAAAGCGGTACTGTACGCCCTCCATCTCGGAACAGCAGTTGGATAGAAGTTGAGGCACACAGTGGTATCAGTCTTGCCTATCAGGCACAAGACAATTTTGAAAAAGCTGAACATCATATCACAAGCGCAATTGCCTTATTAGAAGAACGTGCGCTTTCAATACGGGGTGGGAATCGTACCAGCCGCGCGAGAAGTAGCGAACGCATTGAATTGGCTGTCCGTATCAGAGATGCCCGTTACACACTTGCACAGATTTATCTTAGATTCAACGATGCCCAAAAAGCAGTAGGCACCTTTGAAA